Proteins encoded within one genomic window of Elusimicrobiota bacterium:
- a CDS encoding pyrimidine/purine nucleoside phosphorylase — protein sequence MTKIENVTVVTKANIYFDGKVVSHTVELKDGSKQTVGLIYQGNFHFTTGKPERMDITAGQCKIKLAGETEWTTYSAGTFFDVPGNSAFDIAVESGITEYICTYM from the coding sequence ATCACAAAAATTGAGAACGTAACAGTCGTAACAAAAGCCAACATATACTTCGACGGTAAGGTTGTAAGCCATACCGTTGAACTAAAGGACGGCAGTAAACAAACCGTTGGTTTAATCTATCAAGGCAATTTCCATTTCACTACGGGCAAGCCGGAACGTATGGACATCACCGCGGGGCAGTGCAAGATAAAACTTGCTGGCGAGACAGAATGGACAACCTATTCCGCGGGAACGTTTTTCGATGTCCCCGGCAACTCAGCGTTTGATATTGCAGTAGAATCCGGGATTACAGAATACATTTGTACTTATATGTAA
- a CDS encoding enolase C-terminal domain-like protein — protein MNKISVVSTSSNFVREPLIKPFGFKGGYTTELWQTVALVRSSKGNEGIGLGTQSVLWSDAKVFEAHSESGGNALMYAILQYALTKARNVEWSTPIDLIDQILDSVYAYAKIVTNTAGLKLTFVLNALVPLDTAAWVLYARENGYTTFDAMVPEEYRPSLSARHEKVAGIPLITYALTPEDIEEVIRQGYFFMKIKIGADPEKDGDRGKMVEWDKQRLEQVHRMVKDIRIPYTENGMVPYYLDANGRYDTKDRLCELLDYAARIGAVEHIAIVEEPFPEEAMIDVTGLGVRIAADESAHSPLDVGNRINLGYTAIALKPIAKTLSKSLQIAELCRKKNVPCFCADLTVNPVMVEWNKNVAARLMPFPGLKIGLLESNGHQNYKNWQALLSYHPYSTAGWVTPKNGVYELDNSFYETSGGIFEIPQYYKALVSAT, from the coding sequence ATGAACAAAATATCGGTTGTTTCAACTTCCTCAAATTTTGTGCGAGAACCCCTTATCAAACCGTTCGGATTCAAGGGCGGGTATACCACTGAACTCTGGCAAACAGTAGCGCTGGTACGTTCCTCAAAAGGTAATGAGGGTATTGGACTTGGCACGCAAAGCGTTCTGTGGTCCGACGCAAAAGTGTTTGAAGCGCATTCAGAATCTGGGGGTAACGCGTTAATGTACGCGATCTTGCAGTATGCGTTAACCAAAGCGCGTAACGTTGAGTGGTCAACACCCATAGATTTGATAGACCAAATCCTTGATTCCGTATATGCGTACGCAAAAATTGTTACGAATACAGCAGGGTTAAAATTAACCTTTGTACTAAACGCTCTTGTACCTTTAGATACCGCCGCATGGGTATTATACGCCCGGGAGAATGGGTATACAACATTTGATGCAATGGTACCAGAGGAATACCGTCCTTCATTATCCGCGCGGCATGAAAAGGTTGCGGGGATACCGCTGATAACCTATGCGTTAACTCCGGAGGATATTGAAGAAGTTATCCGGCAGGGATACTTTTTTATGAAAATAAAAATCGGGGCGGACCCTGAAAAAGACGGTGACCGCGGGAAAATGGTGGAATGGGATAAACAACGGTTGGAACAAGTACACCGTATGGTGAAAGATATACGTATACCTTACACAGAAAACGGTATGGTACCGTATTACCTTGATGCCAATGGTCGGTATGATACTAAAGACCGCTTATGTGAACTTCTTGACTACGCTGCGCGTATCGGTGCGGTTGAGCATATAGCCATTGTTGAAGAACCCTTCCCGGAAGAAGCTATGATTGACGTTACCGGCCTTGGGGTGCGTATCGCTGCGGATGAAAGCGCGCATTCGCCTTTGGATGTGGGGAACAGGATAAACCTCGGGTATACTGCTATAGCGTTGAAACCTATCGCCAAAACATTAAGTAAATCGTTGCAGATCGCGGAATTATGCCGGAAAAAAAATGTTCCCTGTTTCTGTGCTGACCTCACGGTTAACCCTGTGATGGTTGAATGGAACAAAAACGTAGCGGCGCGGCTAATGCCGTTTCCCGGTTTAAAAATAGGTTTATTAGAAAGTAACGGGCATCAGAACTACAAAAACTGGCAGGCATTGTTGTCGTATCATCCGTATAGCACAGCAGGATGGGTTACCCCGAAAAACGGTGTTTATGAACTTGACAACTCTTTTTATGAAACATCAGGCGGAATATTTGAGATACCACAGTATTATAAAGCTTTAGTATCAGCTACTTAA
- a CDS encoding outer membrane lipoprotein-sorting protein, with the protein MYRKFSYVLLLILALTAFLAPAYSADLPKIGVILKSIESSMEIRSDAKGKVAMTQQKVEEGVKTMELIYYRRDKDNAFLMIITAPESDKGNGYLRVDENFWMYRRNTRTFQHINRDESIGGSDARGDDFENRKLSELYAPATAEKGGREIISEETLGSIPVYKFELKAIANDVDYPRKIYWVRRDNYLPLKEESYSSSNMLMQTAYYLKYTTLEGKFVPVKQMFIDEFEKGNKTVVELSGLSTEKLNDEIFTKAYLENLSK; encoded by the coding sequence ATGTATCGAAAATTTTCCTATGTGTTATTACTAATCCTGGCATTGACCGCTTTTCTCGCGCCGGCGTACTCCGCTGACCTACCAAAAATCGGGGTGATTCTTAAGAGTATAGAATCGTCAATGGAAATTCGTTCCGACGCGAAAGGGAAAGTCGCGATGACCCAGCAGAAGGTTGAGGAAGGCGTGAAAACAATGGAGCTTATATACTACCGCCGGGATAAGGATAACGCATTTCTTATGATAATCACTGCGCCGGAATCAGATAAAGGGAACGGGTACCTCCGGGTAGACGAAAATTTTTGGATGTACCGCAGGAACACACGGACGTTCCAGCATATCAACCGTGACGAAAGTATCGGCGGGTCCGACGCGCGGGGTGACGATTTTGAAAACCGTAAACTCAGCGAGTTATACGCTCCGGCAACTGCTGAAAAAGGTGGGAGAGAAATTATTTCTGAAGAAACATTGGGAAGTATACCTGTGTATAAGTTTGAGCTTAAAGCTATAGCAAATGATGTGGACTACCCGCGGAAAATATATTGGGTACGCCGCGACAATTATTTGCCGTTAAAGGAAGAGTCGTACTCGTCCTCAAACATGTTGATGCAGACCGCGTACTACCTTAAATACACAACGTTGGAAGGAAAGTTTGTACCCGTAAAACAAATGTTTATCGACGAGTTCGAAAAAGGCAACAAAACTGTGGTGGAACTCTCCGGATTGTCTACGGAAAAGCTTAACGACGAGATATTTACAAAAGCATACCTCGAGAATTTGAGTAAGTAA
- a CDS encoding hydroxyacid dehydrogenase — MSNKPKIAVLLNTQMKNNCISTEDYIRLNTFADVRFEDTPKLSTELMLKLSSGADALLTGWSTPVITPEVLTSAPSLKMIAHSAGSVKVMLAQVKDVLIQNNVVVTNANTALGIGVAEFTLGMMLTTMKRAWWLCKNTVNGRWMDENERKKVVEPYGAVIGIIGASRVGRHLIKLLKNFDLKEILVYDPYLTLDDANNLGVRKVELEELLKTADVVTLHAPSTEETKHMLGLHEFAMMKENAIFINTARGAIVNEPEMIEELKRGRITVCIDVTDPEPPKPDNSLRSLPNVILTPHIAGAVAQNRLRNGRDVIDDLERYFMKNEKVQYPVNLTHWDRLA; from the coding sequence ATGAGTAATAAACCCAAAATCGCGGTACTACTGAACACACAGATGAAGAATAATTGTATATCGACGGAAGATTATATACGGCTGAACACCTTCGCTGATGTGCGGTTTGAGGATACTCCAAAACTATCAACGGAGTTAATGTTAAAACTATCCTCCGGTGCTGATGCATTGCTAACCGGATGGAGTACCCCTGTGATAACACCGGAAGTACTTACCTCCGCTCCATCCCTAAAAATGATTGCGCATTCCGCAGGGTCAGTAAAGGTAATGCTTGCACAAGTGAAGGATGTATTGATACAAAACAATGTGGTGGTTACCAACGCAAATACAGCACTAGGTATCGGTGTTGCGGAGTTTACGCTTGGTATGATGTTGACAACAATGAAACGCGCGTGGTGGCTCTGCAAAAACACGGTTAACGGCAGGTGGATGGATGAAAATGAACGAAAAAAGGTTGTAGAACCCTATGGCGCGGTAATCGGCATCATCGGCGCTTCACGCGTAGGACGGCATTTAATAAAGTTACTAAAGAATTTTGACCTCAAAGAAATCCTTGTGTATGACCCGTATTTAACACTGGATGATGCTAATAATCTTGGTGTACGGAAAGTTGAGTTAGAAGAACTCTTAAAAACCGCGGATGTTGTGACGCTTCATGCACCGTCAACTGAAGAAACAAAACATATGCTTGGGCTCCACGAGTTCGCGATGATGAAAGAGAACGCTATATTCATTAATACCGCGCGGGGCGCGATTGTGAATGAACCTGAGATGATAGAAGAACTTAAACGCGGACGGATAACTGTGTGTATTGATGTTACTGACCCAGAACCCCCAAAACCGGACAACTCATTACGTTCATTACCCAATGTTATCTTAACCCCGCATATAGCCGGCGCTGTCGCACAGAACAGGTTACGTAACGGGCGGGATGTTATTGACGACCTTGAACGTTATTTCATGAAAAACGAAAAGGTGCAGTACCCTGTAAACTTAACGCACTGGGACAGGCTAGCATAA
- a CDS encoding ORF6N domain-containing protein — protein MDKALILQESIETKILLIRSKRVMIDHDLAGLYNVSTKVLNQAVKRNIRRFPKETFIFQLNQQEKTEVVTTCDHLKMLKFSPKLPYAFTEHGVAMLSSVLNSEQAIQVNIQIILTFNKLREIIVSHKGLQHKIDEMEKKYDQQFQSVFNAIRRLLTPKKEKPKKQIGFLR, from the coding sequence ATGGACAAAGCTCTTATTCTGCAAGAAAGTATTGAAACCAAGATTCTATTAATCAGAAGCAAGCGGGTAATGATTGACCATGACCTTGCTGGACTTTACAACGTTTCGACCAAAGTTTTGAATCAGGCAGTAAAAAGAAATATCCGGCGTTTCCCAAAAGAAACATTCATCTTTCAACTCAATCAGCAAGAAAAAACTGAGGTGGTCACAACTTGTGACCACCTTAAAATGCTTAAGTTTTCACCCAAATTGCCTTATGCATTTACCGAACACGGAGTCGCAATGCTTTCAAGTGTATTGAATAGTGAACAGGCAATTCAGGTTAATATTCAGATCATTCTTACTTTTAATAAATTACGCGAGATTATTGTATCCCACAAAGGCTTGCAACACAAAATTGATGAAATGGAAAAGAAATATGATCAGCAATTCCAATCGGTGTTCAATGCAATCCGCAGGTTACTAACACCAAAGAAGGAAAAACCGAAGAAACAAATAGGGTTTTTGAGGTAA
- a CDS encoding response regulator gives MINTPDKKKVLVVEDEPLIVALLSTALTARGYEVTIAEDGEKALELVSKILPDIILLDLMIPKISGYDVCKTIKADDQFKSIPVIAVSALAQQIEINRALTAGVQEYVIKPYKMSALLEIIRKYV, from the coding sequence ATGATTAATACCCCGGACAAAAAAAAGGTTTTGGTAGTTGAAGATGAACCGTTAATTGTAGCCCTTTTATCTACCGCACTTACTGCCCGGGGATATGAAGTGACAATTGCTGAGGATGGGGAGAAAGCGTTGGAGTTGGTATCAAAAATATTGCCGGATATCATCTTACTTGACCTCATGATCCCGAAAATCAGCGGGTATGACGTCTGTAAAACCATTAAAGCGGACGATCAATTTAAATCCATACCCGTAATTGCGGTATCTGCGTTAGCGCAGCAGATAGAGATTAATAGAGCTTTAACCGCAGGAGTGCAGGAGTATGTTATCAAACCATATAAAATGT
- a CDS encoding ATP-binding protein, with protein sequence MAVKLKYLSTKFPVITVTGPRQSGKTTLVKKVFPKHDYVSLEDYDNRDFAAQDPRGFLKTYGTGVIIDEIQRVPRLFSYIQTVVDTKNKPGMFILTGSQNFLLTENVSQTLAGRVAILKLLPLSINELSDAKYTLANPEKYVFKGFYPRIYDKNISPRDWYPNYIHTYLERDIRLIKNISNLSTFQNFIRLCAGRTGQILNLSSLGNDCGITHNTAKDWLSILESSYLVFLLKPYHNNFNKRLVKMPKLYFYDTGLACSLLGIQTVKQLETHYFRGSLFESFVISEIMKNRLNLGLEPNCYYWRDKVGNEIDCIIEHPQSLVQVEIKAGKTIASDFLKGLKYWQKIAGDKNTNPYLIYSGEKAITRESVKILSWKEVKLLTHPLS encoded by the coding sequence ATGGCGGTTAAACTTAAATATCTATCCACAAAATTCCCGGTAATTACCGTTACCGGCCCGCGTCAGTCCGGAAAGACGACATTAGTAAAGAAAGTATTTCCCAAACATGACTATGTGTCATTAGAAGATTATGACAACCGCGACTTTGCGGCCCAAGACCCGCGCGGGTTCTTAAAAACCTATGGCACCGGCGTAATAATTGACGAAATACAGCGAGTGCCGCGCTTGTTTTCATATATCCAAACTGTTGTTGATACAAAAAATAAGCCTGGTATGTTCATTCTCACCGGGTCGCAAAACTTTCTTCTGACAGAAAATGTGTCACAAACACTTGCCGGGCGCGTGGCGATACTTAAACTGTTGCCACTCAGTATTAATGAATTAAGTGACGCCAAGTACACGTTGGCCAATCCGGAAAAATATGTTTTTAAAGGGTTCTATCCCAGGATTTATGATAAAAACATTTCACCGAGAGACTGGTACCCTAATTATATTCATACCTACCTTGAACGCGATATCAGGTTAATAAAAAATATCAGTAATCTTTCTACATTCCAAAATTTTATACGCTTATGCGCAGGCAGGACCGGGCAAATACTAAACTTATCGTCCTTAGGCAACGACTGCGGGATTACGCACAATACTGCCAAGGACTGGTTATCAATACTGGAGTCAAGTTATTTAGTATTCCTATTAAAACCGTACCACAACAATTTTAATAAACGTTTGGTCAAGATGCCCAAACTATATTTTTACGATACCGGGTTGGCTTGTTCATTATTGGGAATACAAACTGTGAAACAACTGGAAACACATTATTTTCGTGGCAGTTTATTTGAATCGTTTGTTATCTCAGAAATAATGAAAAACAGGCTGAATCTCGGGTTAGAACCTAATTGTTATTATTGGCGAGATAAAGTTGGGAACGAGATTGATTGTATTATTGAACACCCACAATCGTTGGTGCAAGTAGAAATAAAAGCGGGCAAAACAATTGCCAGTGATTTTTTAAAAGGTTTAAAATACTGGCAAAAAATTGCGGGAGACAAAAACACGAATCCATATTTAATATATTCCGGTGAAAAGGCAATAACGCGTGAATCTGTAAAGATATTAAGTTGGAAAGAAGTTAAACTATTAACACACCCCCTCTCATAA
- a CDS encoding ORF6N domain-containing protein — MMNANNVVRIENVQNRIFTLRGVQVMLDKDLALFYGVKPIRLREQVKRNIKRFPYDFMFQLTKEEVEIMVSQNAIPSKQHLGGSLPFVFTEQGVSAVSTVITSERAIEVSIKIIRAFVQMRRFTALNTQVFQRLDSLETKQSETDKRLIKC; from the coding sequence ATGATGAATGCGAATAATGTGGTTAGAATTGAAAATGTTCAGAACAGGATATTTACTCTCCGCGGTGTTCAAGTGATGCTGGATAAAGATCTGGCACTTTTTTATGGTGTAAAACCTATAAGGTTAAGAGAGCAGGTAAAAAGAAATATTAAACGTTTCCCCTATGATTTTATGTTTCAACTTACAAAAGAAGAAGTTGAAATTATGGTATCGCAAAATGCGATACCTTCAAAACAGCATCTGGGAGGTTCGCTACCGTTTGTTTTTACTGAGCAAGGAGTTTCTGCTGTTTCTACAGTAATTACTAGTGAACGTGCTATTGAAGTAAGTATAAAGATTATACGCGCTTTTGTTCAAATGCGCAGGTTTACCGCGTTGAACACGCAGGTATTCCAAAGACTTGATAGTCTTGAAACCAAACAAAGCGAAACTGACAAAAGATTGATAAAGTGTTGA
- a CDS encoding ATP-binding protein, translating into MAKEKVLVIEDDVNVSDFCFDALTGEGYEVEVVSSGENGLALLQDKPYNLALVDLHLPGGMDGIQILKEIRIKFPHTAVIIFSGVGKIEIAVESMRLGAYDYITKPFSVDELRFVVDRCLEQQRLHTEVGGLRNIKNLYKVSIMMSSLMEVEKVLDMILKLAGDMVHADSGSLMMVNEKTGELTIGVSMGMSRYIAKNVHLHSGDRIAGWVAKTGEALLLTDRPDTLPQFKDIETNPKIKSSIVIPLKSKDKIIGVLNINNTGSTYTFTQQDFELLKELAVDAAVAIENAKVYERLKEIDTLKTQFISMVSHELRTPLTIILSSVENLDDGIFGELNLEQHRWIKEIGTSANRLNTLISDILDLSKLESGQTVLKKESIKLSDLIQKNVAQLSQLAKKRGLTLKFTPCPKCITILADPKKIEQVLVNLIDNALKFTPAGGSVEVTMKPGEKDEIIVTVADTGIGIKSEYLEVIFNRFQQLKQSDTPEGNPQGVGLGLAIAKEIVTQHGGRIWAESEPGKGSRFIFALPIEEQRND; encoded by the coding sequence ATGGCAAAAGAAAAAGTTTTAGTTATAGAAGATGATGTTAATGTCAGCGATTTTTGTTTTGACGCACTGACCGGCGAAGGGTATGAAGTGGAAGTCGTTAGTTCGGGAGAAAACGGCCTTGCACTGCTTCAGGATAAACCTTATAACCTCGCTTTAGTGGATCTCCACCTCCCCGGTGGGATGGATGGTATACAGATACTCAAAGAAATACGTATAAAGTTTCCGCATACCGCGGTTATTATCTTCAGTGGTGTTGGAAAAATTGAAATCGCAGTGGAATCCATGCGGCTGGGTGCTTATGATTATATAACTAAACCATTTTCAGTTGATGAATTACGCTTTGTGGTTGACCGGTGTCTTGAACAGCAGCGGTTACATACCGAGGTTGGCGGGTTGAGAAACATCAAGAACCTTTATAAGGTCAGTATCATGATGAGTTCTTTGATGGAAGTAGAAAAAGTTTTGGATATGATACTTAAACTTGCGGGGGATATGGTCCACGCGGATAGCGGGTCATTAATGATGGTAAACGAAAAAACCGGCGAGCTTACCATCGGCGTATCCATGGGCATGTCGCGTTACATAGCAAAAAATGTGCATTTACACTCCGGAGACCGTATCGCCGGATGGGTTGCAAAAACCGGTGAGGCTTTACTTTTAACCGACCGCCCGGATACACTGCCGCAGTTTAAGGATATTGAAACAAACCCAAAAATAAAATCGTCAATCGTAATACCCCTGAAAAGTAAGGACAAAATTATTGGTGTGTTAAACATCAATAATACAGGTTCGACGTATACGTTCACACAACAGGATTTTGAGTTATTAAAAGAATTGGCAGTAGATGCCGCGGTTGCAATTGAAAACGCTAAAGTATACGAACGGTTAAAAGAAATTGATACATTAAAAACACAGTTTATTTCTATGGTCTCGCATGAACTCCGTACACCGCTTACAATAATCCTTTCCTCAGTAGAAAACCTTGATGACGGCATTTTTGGTGAGCTTAACCTTGAGCAGCACCGCTGGATTAAGGAAATTGGCACCAGCGCAAACCGGTTAAACACCCTAATTAGCGATATTCTCGATCTTTCAAAACTGGAATCCGGACAGACGGTATTGAAGAAGGAAAGTATTAAACTCTCTGACCTTATCCAAAAAAATGTTGCGCAATTATCGCAACTGGCAAAAAAACGGGGGTTAACCCTTAAGTTCACGCCGTGTCCCAAATGTATAACCATACTGGCGGATCCCAAAAAAATTGAACAGGTACTGGTTAATCTTATCGACAACGCTTTGAAGTTCACTCCGGCAGGGGGTAGTGTTGAGGTTACCATGAAACCCGGTGAAAAGGATGAGATTATAGTTACCGTTGCTGATACTGGAATCGGCATAAAATCTGAATACCTGGAAGTTATCTTCAACCGGTTTCAACAACTTAAACAATCCGATACACCTGAAGGTAACCCTCAGGGTGTAGGGTTAGGACTGGCTATCGCAAAAGAAATTGTTACACAACACGGCGGGCGTATCTGGGCGGAAAGCGAACCCGGGAAAGGTAGCCGGTTTATCTTTGCTTTACCGATAGAGGAACAGCGGAATGATTAA